The Kitasatospora setae KM-6054 genome contains a region encoding:
- a CDS encoding SpoIIE family protein phosphatase — MQSGGSRNDRRNRGRYRAGGQLSTHGFEQTPGRDAAGAASARLAGHRLVPLATALVDQDARILHWSQEAEALTGWPAGQAIGAHPIRLLLPEEDRAAADAWFARLVAGHGWSGTHPVRRRDGSTVELEFHTYPIAGPDGRTLLLATASDTDVLHEVESDLAILDGFFDQSPIGLAVYDTDLRFVRLNEALARINGLSVEEHLGRRISSLLPGINAAEIENVMRQVLATGKPVVDARSHGRVPGDPRRDRAWSASYFRLEDSTGKVLGVSSSIIDVTERFRAEARASRAQERLTLLAAAGARIGTTLDLKRTAEEMVEAIIPKFADFATVDLLEPVLRGEEPAPIQPGRPVQVRAVAVGEAYGSGLTTVSDTVGETTEYGPHRVYTQCLRSGRPLLKPHVDEEVLRGLVPDPDRVASGVAAGIHSYLLVPLIARGMVLGGAEFVRTRNPEPFGAADVALAEELVARTALAIDNARLYRRERETALTLQRSLLPQEIHRTLGLEIAHRYLPSSVVSEVGGDWFDVVPLSCGRVALVVGDVMGHGIRAAATMGQLRTVARTLATLDLPPEQVLGRLDETASAIGEGQFATCVCAVYDPVDRSVVVCSAGHLPPVRVDPDGTAHVVDLPSGVPLGVGGGTFESIEFTLPPGATFALYTDGLVERRGRDLDEGIGLLARTLAIPGRTLEESCDAALSTLVTDGTEDDIAMIMARVLPVPADRIATLLLPSEGPLPARARRFTRATLDAWGLSALTDYAELVVSELVTNALLHADAPRRLRIFRDRTLTLEVSDVGGQPPRLRSSAEEDEGGRGIHLVSELAHRWGSRPTRHGKVVWAEIELPYRPG; from the coding sequence GTGCAGTCTGGTGGAAGCCGGAACGACCGGCGGAACCGGGGAAGGTACCGGGCAGGTGGCCAACTGAGCACGCACGGGTTCGAACAGACGCCCGGCCGCGACGCGGCGGGTGCCGCTTCCGCGCGCCTGGCCGGGCACCGCCTGGTCCCGCTGGCCACCGCGCTGGTCGATCAGGACGCCCGGATCCTGCACTGGAGCCAGGAGGCCGAGGCGCTCACCGGCTGGCCCGCCGGGCAGGCGATCGGCGCCCACCCGATCCGGCTGCTGCTCCCCGAGGAGGACCGGGCCGCCGCCGACGCCTGGTTCGCCCGGCTGGTGGCCGGGCACGGCTGGTCCGGCACCCACCCGGTGCGCCGCCGCGACGGCTCCACCGTCGAGCTGGAGTTCCACACCTACCCGATCGCCGGCCCCGACGGCCGCACCCTGCTGCTGGCCACCGCCTCCGACACCGACGTGCTGCACGAGGTCGAGTCCGACCTGGCGATCCTGGACGGCTTCTTCGACCAGTCGCCGATCGGCCTGGCCGTCTACGACACCGACCTGCGCTTCGTCCGGCTGAACGAGGCGCTGGCCCGGATCAACGGCCTCAGCGTCGAGGAGCACCTGGGCCGGCGGATCTCCAGCCTGCTGCCCGGCATCAACGCCGCCGAGATCGAGAACGTGATGCGCCAGGTGCTCGCCACCGGCAAGCCGGTGGTCGACGCCCGCTCGCACGGCCGGGTCCCCGGCGACCCGCGCCGCGACCGGGCCTGGTCGGCCTCGTACTTCCGGCTGGAGGACTCCACCGGCAAGGTGCTCGGCGTCTCCTCCTCGATCATCGACGTCACCGAGCGCTTCCGGGCCGAGGCCCGCGCCTCCCGCGCCCAGGAGCGGCTCACCCTGCTCGCCGCGGCCGGCGCCCGGATCGGCACCACCCTCGACCTCAAGCGCACCGCCGAGGAGATGGTCGAGGCGATCATCCCGAAGTTCGCCGACTTCGCCACCGTCGACCTGCTGGAGCCGGTGCTGCGCGGCGAGGAGCCCGCCCCGATCCAGCCCGGCCGACCGGTCCAGGTCCGCGCCGTCGCGGTCGGCGAGGCGTACGGCTCCGGGCTGACCACCGTCTCCGACACCGTCGGCGAGACCACCGAGTACGGCCCGCACCGGGTCTACACCCAGTGCCTGCGCAGCGGCCGCCCGCTGCTCAAGCCGCACGTCGACGAGGAGGTGCTGCGCGGCCTCGTCCCCGACCCCGACCGGGTCGCCTCCGGCGTCGCCGCCGGCATCCACTCGTACCTGCTGGTGCCGCTGATCGCCCGCGGCATGGTGCTCGGCGGCGCCGAGTTCGTCCGCACCCGCAACCCCGAGCCGTTCGGCGCCGCCGACGTCGCGCTCGCCGAGGAACTCGTCGCCCGCACCGCGCTGGCCATCGACAACGCCCGGCTCTACCGGCGCGAGCGGGAGACCGCCCTCACCCTGCAGCGCAGCCTGCTGCCGCAGGAGATCCACCGCACCCTGGGCCTGGAGATCGCCCACCGCTACCTGCCCTCCAGCGTGGTCAGCGAGGTCGGCGGCGACTGGTTCGACGTCGTCCCGCTCTCCTGCGGACGGGTCGCCCTGGTGGTCGGCGACGTGATGGGCCACGGCATCCGGGCCGCCGCCACGATGGGCCAACTGCGCACCGTCGCCCGCACCCTGGCCACCCTCGACCTGCCGCCCGAGCAGGTCCTCGGCCGGCTCGACGAGACCGCCTCGGCGATCGGCGAGGGCCAGTTCGCGACCTGCGTGTGCGCCGTCTACGACCCGGTCGACCGCAGCGTGGTGGTCTGCTCGGCCGGCCACCTGCCGCCGGTCCGGGTCGACCCCGACGGCACCGCGCACGTCGTCGACCTGCCCTCCGGCGTCCCGCTCGGCGTCGGCGGCGGCACCTTCGAGTCGATCGAGTTCACCCTGCCGCCCGGCGCCACCTTCGCCCTCTACACCGACGGCCTGGTCGAACGCCGCGGCCGCGACCTCGACGAGGGCATCGGCCTGCTCGCCCGCACCCTCGCCATCCCCGGCCGCACCCTGGAGGAGAGCTGCGACGCCGCGCTCTCCACCCTGGTCACCGACGGCACCGAGGACGACATCGCCATGATCATGGCCCGCGTCCTGCCCGTCCCCGCCGACCGGATCGCCACCCTGCTGCTGCCCAGCGAGGGCCCGCTGCCCGCCCGCGCCCGCCGCTTCACCCGCGCCACCCTGGACGCCTGGGGCCTGTCCGCGCTCACCGACTACGCCGAACTCGTGGTCAGCGAACTCGTCACCAACGCCCTGCTGCACGCCGACGCCCCGCGCCGACTGCGGATCTTCCGCGACCGCACCCTCACCCTGGAGGTCTCCGACGTCGGCGGCCAGCCGCCCCGGCTGCGCAGCTCCGCCGAGGAGGACGAGGGCGGCCGCGGCATCCACCTGGTCAGCGAGCTCGCCCACCGCTGGGGCAGCCGCCCCACCCGGCACGGCAAGGTGGTCTGGGCGGAGATCGAGCTCCCGTACCGGCCGGGCTGA
- a CDS encoding MFS transporter has translation MATQPSTTTDAPSPEAHRWRALAVCLVAGFMTLLDVSIVNVALPSVRDGLHMSEAGLQWVLSGYSLAFGLVLVPAGRLGDAIGRRPVFLAGLALFTATSALAGAARGESWLVVARLLQGMAGGLLVPQVSGFIQQLFRGEERARAFGLLGTTIGFSTAVGPLLGGLLIAAFGTAEGWRWVFYVNLPIGVAALPFAHRLLPAPTPATCARRDFDPVGVLLLGTGTVLLLLPLVQTQWHDARKWLLPACAALVLGAFVWWERRYARRREPLVHPGLFDTRSFTCGALVSLLYFAGFTAVFFVFTLYLQSGRHYTALQAGLAITPFALASAVASTVGGRLVTRYGRRLIAAGLTTVAVGLALAALAVHLFDGPEVGWATALPLLLAGLGSGLVVSPNQALTLQDVPVTRAGSAGGVLQTAQRIGSAAGIATVGATFFSHLGTPADYPAAFQLSLAVVLGFVLLALAAATRH, from the coding sequence ATGGCCACCCAGCCCAGCACGACGACCGACGCCCCGAGCCCGGAGGCGCACCGCTGGCGGGCCCTCGCGGTGTGCCTGGTCGCCGGGTTCATGACCCTGCTCGACGTGTCGATCGTCAACGTCGCCCTGCCGTCCGTCCGCGACGGCCTGCACATGTCCGAGGCCGGGCTGCAGTGGGTGCTCTCCGGCTACTCGCTGGCCTTCGGCCTGGTCCTGGTCCCGGCCGGACGGCTCGGCGACGCGATCGGCCGCCGCCCGGTCTTCCTCGCCGGCCTCGCCCTGTTCACCGCCACCAGCGCGCTGGCCGGCGCCGCCCGGGGCGAGAGCTGGCTGGTCGTCGCCCGACTGCTCCAGGGCATGGCCGGCGGACTCCTCGTCCCCCAGGTCTCCGGCTTCATCCAGCAGCTCTTCCGCGGCGAGGAACGGGCCCGCGCGTTCGGCCTGCTCGGCACCACCATCGGCTTCTCCACCGCCGTCGGCCCGCTGCTCGGCGGCCTGCTGATCGCCGCGTTCGGCACCGCCGAGGGCTGGCGCTGGGTGTTCTACGTCAACCTCCCGATCGGCGTCGCCGCCCTCCCGTTCGCCCACCGGCTGCTCCCCGCGCCCACCCCCGCCACCTGCGCCCGCCGCGACTTCGACCCGGTCGGCGTGCTGCTGCTCGGCACCGGCACCGTCCTGCTGCTGCTCCCGCTCGTCCAGACCCAGTGGCACGACGCCCGCAAGTGGCTGCTGCCGGCCTGCGCCGCGCTCGTCCTGGGCGCCTTCGTGTGGTGGGAGCGCCGGTACGCCCGGCGGCGCGAACCGCTGGTCCACCCGGGGCTGTTCGACACCCGCTCCTTCACCTGCGGCGCGCTGGTCTCGCTGCTCTACTTCGCCGGGTTCACCGCGGTCTTCTTCGTCTTCACCCTCTACCTGCAGTCCGGCCGCCACTACACCGCCCTGCAGGCCGGCCTCGCCATCACCCCCTTCGCCCTCGCCTCCGCGGTCGCCTCCACCGTCGGCGGACGCCTCGTCACCCGGTACGGCCGCCGGCTGATCGCCGCCGGCCTCACCACCGTCGCCGTCGGCCTCGCCCTCGCCGCCCTCGCCGTCCACCTCTTCGACGGCCCCGAGGTCGGCTGGGCCACCGCCCTCCCGCTGCTGCTGGCCGGCCTCGGCAGCGGCCTGGTGGTCTCCCCGAACCAGGCCCTCACCCTCCAGGACGTCCCCGTCACCCGGGCCGGCTCGGCCGGCGGCGTCCTGCAGACCGCCCAGCGGATCGGCTCCGCCGCCGGCATCGCCACCGTCGGAGCCACCTTCTTCTCCCACCTCGGCACCCCCGCGGACTACCCCGCCGCCTTCCAGCTCAGCCTCGCCGTCGTCCTCGGCTTCGTCCTGCTCGCCCTCGCCGCGGCCACCCGCCACTGA
- a CDS encoding FAD-dependent oxidoreductase encodes MNTQMADRVPVLIAGGSLVGLSASLFLGRLGVPHLLVERHAETSRHPRGRGNNLRTMELFRVAGVEEDVRAAASVLAGNHGILQAETLSGGEQEWLFREIDPGGGLARFSPSGWCLCSQNDLEPVLLRHAAGRGDVRFNTELLSFVQDADGVTARLRDRATGEESEVRADYLVAADGPRSPVRERLGIGRSGRGDLFHNVSVTFRAKRLAEVVGDRLFIACYLTDPAGAGALLPVDNREQWVFHLPWHPERGEAVEDFTDARCAAHIRAAAGVPDLDVEITGRAPWHAAERVADRYAEGRVFLCGDAAHEMPPTGAFGSNTGIQDAHNLAWKLAAVLGGWGGPRLLESYQAERRPVAVQTAARAAARSVEHRHPGFDAAPVGGPRTDVLAVALGYRYPEGALVGADATAGVVPERFAATGEVGTRAPHLWLRGADGERVSTLDLFEREPVLLAPAAGGGRWAEAARAVTGETGVPIRCLLLGEGGDYLAEPVPEPPAGRGPAGPVGWPAVYGLREGGAVLVRPDGFVGWRASSPVGDPAAALRVAVRGVAGL; translated from the coding sequence ATGAACACACAGATGGCGGACCGGGTGCCGGTCCTGATCGCGGGCGGTTCGCTGGTCGGACTGTCGGCCTCGCTCTTCCTGGGCCGGCTCGGCGTCCCGCACCTGTTGGTGGAGCGGCACGCCGAGACCTCCCGGCACCCGCGCGGGCGCGGCAACAACCTCCGCACCATGGAGCTGTTCCGGGTCGCCGGGGTGGAGGAGGACGTCCGGGCCGCCGCGTCGGTGCTGGCCGGCAACCACGGCATCCTGCAGGCCGAGACGCTCTCCGGCGGCGAGCAGGAGTGGCTGTTCCGGGAGATCGACCCGGGCGGCGGGCTGGCCAGGTTCAGCCCGTCCGGGTGGTGCCTGTGCAGCCAGAACGACCTCGAACCGGTGCTGCTGCGGCACGCCGCCGGGCGCGGCGACGTCCGCTTCAACACCGAGCTGCTGTCCTTCGTCCAGGACGCCGACGGGGTGACGGCCCGGCTGCGGGACCGGGCCACCGGTGAGGAGAGCGAGGTGCGGGCGGACTACCTGGTCGCGGCGGACGGGCCGCGCAGCCCGGTCCGGGAGCGGCTGGGCATCGGGCGGTCCGGGCGCGGCGACCTGTTCCACAACGTGTCCGTCACCTTCCGGGCCAAGCGGCTCGCCGAGGTGGTCGGCGACCGGCTGTTCATCGCCTGCTACCTGACCGACCCGGCCGGCGCGGGCGCGCTGCTGCCCGTCGACAACCGCGAGCAGTGGGTGTTCCACCTGCCCTGGCACCCCGAGCGCGGCGAGGCCGTCGAGGACTTCACCGACGCCAGGTGCGCGGCCCACATCCGGGCCGCGGCCGGGGTCCCCGACCTGGACGTGGAGATCACCGGCCGGGCGCCCTGGCACGCCGCCGAACGGGTCGCCGACCGGTACGCCGAGGGCCGGGTCTTCCTGTGCGGCGACGCCGCCCACGAGATGCCCCCCACCGGGGCGTTCGGCTCCAACACCGGCATCCAGGACGCGCACAACCTGGCCTGGAAGCTGGCCGCCGTGCTCGGCGGCTGGGGCGGCCCGCGCCTGCTGGAGTCGTACCAGGCCGAGCGGCGGCCGGTCGCCGTGCAGACCGCGGCCCGGGCGGCGGCCCGCTCGGTGGAGCACCGGCACCCGGGCTTCGACGCGGCGCCGGTCGGCGGGCCGCGCACCGACGTCCTCGCGGTGGCGCTCGGCTACCGCTACCCCGAGGGCGCGCTGGTCGGCGCGGACGCCACCGCCGGGGTCGTCCCCGAACGCTTCGCCGCGACCGGCGAGGTCGGCACCCGGGCCCCGCACCTGTGGCTGCGCGGCGCCGACGGCGAACGGGTCTCCACCCTCGACCTGTTCGAGCGCGAGCCGGTGCTGCTCGCGCCCGCGGCGGGCGGCGGGCGGTGGGCGGAGGCGGCCCGGGCGGTGACCGGGGAGACCGGCGTCCCGATCCGCTGCCTGCTGCTCGGCGAGGGCGGCGACTACCTCGCCGAGCCCGTCCCCGAGCCCCCGGCCGGCCGCGGCCCGGCCGGCCCCGTCGGCTGGCCCGCGGTCTACGGGCTGCGCGAGGGCGGCGCGGTGCTCGTCCGCCCGGACGGGTTCGTCGGCTGGCGCGCGAGCAGCCCGGTCGGCGACCCGGCGGCGGCCCTGCGGGTGGCCGTCCGGGGGGTGGCGGGCCTGTAG
- a CDS encoding SchA/CurD-like domain-containing protein codes for MTLLSAPEETTTAGRPTPGRLRVILMLEVYDGAQDRFLEAYELLRYQVSAVPGHISDQLCQSIDDPSRWLITSEWESAEPFLAWVDSPAHREMVKPMHGCVRDNRSLRYTVLRETHGTTATDTDAPPLRPGEHHPAVPGTPRPGPDGVVRHALSFTVKPGSEARAAELLAGYRSPQARVDDTTRLLRTSLFIRGNRIVRCVEVAGDLVAALRHVARQPEVRAVEEAINPYLEEDRDLDDPLSARDFFQRAALPAVHHHAALKTGQAGRHAYLYPVRPGAGAALAELLAEEDEHAAADPGGPLVRATVYRSGDLVVRLVDLLGDPADDPATALGLSGPRAAAVLGKLSEPAERTFDGLRRLLDACATTPVTDRTSAED; via the coding sequence ATGACCCTGCTCTCCGCCCCCGAGGAGACCACCACCGCGGGCCGGCCCACCCCGGGCCGGCTCCGCGTCATCCTGATGCTGGAGGTCTACGACGGCGCCCAGGACCGCTTCCTGGAGGCCTACGAGCTGCTCCGCTACCAGGTCTCGGCCGTCCCCGGCCACATCAGCGACCAGCTCTGCCAGTCCATCGACGACCCGTCCCGCTGGCTGATCACCAGCGAGTGGGAGAGCGCCGAACCCTTCCTCGCCTGGGTCGACAGCCCCGCCCACCGCGAGATGGTCAAGCCGATGCACGGCTGCGTCCGCGACAACCGCTCGCTGCGCTACACCGTCCTGCGCGAGACCCACGGCACCACCGCCACCGACACCGACGCCCCGCCGCTGCGCCCCGGCGAGCACCACCCCGCCGTCCCCGGCACCCCCCGGCCCGGCCCGGACGGGGTGGTGCGGCACGCGCTCAGCTTCACCGTGAAGCCCGGCAGCGAGGCCAGGGCCGCCGAACTGCTGGCCGGCTACCGCTCCCCGCAGGCCCGGGTCGACGACACCACCCGGCTGCTGCGCACCTCGCTGTTCATCCGCGGCAACCGGATCGTGCGCTGCGTCGAGGTGGCCGGCGACCTGGTCGCCGCGCTGCGGCACGTCGCCCGGCAGCCCGAGGTGCGGGCCGTCGAGGAGGCGATCAACCCGTACCTGGAGGAGGACCGCGACCTGGACGACCCGCTGTCCGCCCGCGACTTCTTCCAGCGCGCCGCCCTGCCCGCCGTCCACCACCACGCCGCGCTCAAGACCGGCCAGGCGGGGCGGCACGCCTACCTGTACCCCGTCCGCCCCGGCGCCGGCGCCGCCCTCGCCGAGCTGCTGGCCGAGGAGGACGAGCACGCCGCCGCCGACCCCGGCGGCCCGCTGGTGCGCGCCACCGTCTACCGCAGCGGCGACCTGGTGGTCCGGCTGGTCGACCTGCTCGGCGACCCCGCCGACGACCCCGCCACCGCCCTCGGCCTGTCCGGGCCGCGCGCCGCCGCCGTCCTCGGCAAGCTCTCCGAGCCCGCCGAGCGCACCTTCGACGGCCTGCGCCGGCTGCTCGACGCCTGCGCCACCACCCCGGTCACCGACCGCACCTCGGCCGAGGACTGA
- a CDS encoding cupin domain-containing protein: MTTETPRIIHVDDAPPNRKRGGDLRAMLTPPAVGATSGFMGVAIIEPGDRIGEHYHPYSEEFVFVVAGELEVDLDGVTRPLRPDQGLMIPIGMRHRFRNVGSTEARMVFHLGPLAPRPELGHVDTEETGAEAGPPEPAGAAS; the protein is encoded by the coding sequence GTGACCACCGAGACGCCACGCATCATCCACGTCGACGACGCGCCCCCCAACCGCAAGCGCGGCGGCGACCTGCGGGCCATGCTCACCCCGCCGGCGGTCGGCGCGACCAGCGGGTTCATGGGGGTGGCGATCATCGAACCGGGCGACCGGATCGGCGAGCACTACCACCCGTACTCCGAGGAGTTCGTGTTCGTGGTCGCCGGCGAGCTGGAGGTCGACCTCGACGGCGTCACCCGGCCGCTGCGCCCCGACCAGGGGCTGATGATCCCGATCGGGATGCGGCACCGCTTCCGCAACGTCGGCTCCACCGAGGCCCGGATGGTCTTCCACCTCGGACCGCTCGCCCCGCGCCCCGAGCTCGGCCACGTCGACACCGAGGAGACCGGCGCCGAAGCCGGACCGCCGGAACCGGCGGGGGCGGCCTCGTGA
- a CDS encoding beta-ketoacyl-[acyl-carrier-protein] synthase family protein, with translation MTRRVAVTGIGVVAPGGIGVPRFWSLLTEGRTATRGITLFDPEGFRSRIAAECDFDPAAHGLTPEQTARNDRYVQFALVAAAEAVADAGIDPDREDPWRIGVSLGTAVGGTTRLERDYVLVSGRGEHWDVDHAPAAPHLERAFSPSTLASAVAEQVGARGPVQTVSTGCTSGLDAVGYAALAIEEGRADVIVAGACDSPISPITVACFDAIKATSARNDDAEHASRPFDAGRDGFVLGEGGAVLVLEEWEHARRRGARIYAELGGFATFGNAYHMTGLTQDGLEMSRAIDRALAHAELPGDAVDYVNAHGSGTKQNDRHETAAVKRSLGEHARRTPMSSIKSMVGHSLGAIGAIELVACTLALHHGVVPPTANYTEPDPECDLDYVPRTARELPLRHVLSVGSGFGGFQSAVVLSRAEAAA, from the coding sequence GTGACCCGCCGGGTCGCGGTCACCGGGATCGGCGTGGTCGCCCCCGGCGGCATCGGCGTCCCCCGGTTCTGGTCGCTGCTGACCGAGGGCCGCACCGCCACCCGCGGCATCACCCTGTTCGACCCGGAGGGCTTCCGCTCCCGGATCGCCGCCGAGTGCGACTTCGACCCCGCCGCGCACGGACTCACCCCCGAACAGACCGCCCGCAACGACCGGTACGTGCAGTTCGCGCTGGTCGCCGCCGCCGAGGCGGTCGCCGACGCCGGGATCGACCCCGACCGCGAGGACCCCTGGCGGATCGGCGTCTCGCTCGGCACCGCCGTCGGCGGCACCACCCGGCTGGAACGCGACTACGTGCTGGTCAGTGGCCGCGGCGAACACTGGGACGTCGACCACGCCCCGGCCGCCCCGCACCTGGAGCGGGCCTTCTCCCCGTCCACCCTGGCCTCCGCCGTCGCCGAGCAGGTCGGCGCCCGCGGCCCCGTGCAGACCGTCTCCACCGGCTGCACCTCCGGCCTGGACGCCGTCGGCTACGCCGCCCTCGCCATCGAGGAGGGCCGCGCCGACGTGATCGTCGCCGGGGCCTGCGACTCGCCGATCTCCCCGATCACCGTCGCCTGCTTCGACGCCATCAAGGCCACCTCGGCCCGCAACGACGACGCCGAGCACGCCTCCCGCCCCTTCGACGCGGGCCGCGACGGCTTCGTCCTCGGCGAGGGCGGCGCCGTCCTGGTCCTGGAGGAGTGGGAGCACGCCCGGCGGCGCGGCGCCCGGATCTACGCCGAACTCGGCGGCTTCGCCACCTTCGGCAACGCCTACCACATGACCGGCCTCACCCAGGACGGCCTGGAGATGTCCCGGGCCATCGACCGGGCGCTGGCGCACGCCGAACTCCCCGGCGACGCCGTCGACTACGTCAACGCGCACGGCTCCGGCACCAAGCAGAACGACCGGCACGAGACCGCCGCCGTCAAGCGCTCCCTCGGCGAGCACGCCCGGCGCACCCCGATGAGCTCCATCAAGTCGATGGTCGGGCACTCGCTCGGCGCGATCGGCGCCATCGAACTCGTCGCCTGCACCCTCGCCCTGCACCACGGCGTCGTCCCGCCCACCGCCAACTACACCGAGCCCGACCCCGAGTGCGACCTCGACTACGTCCCCCGCACCGCCCGCGAACTGCCGCTGCGCCACGTGCTGTCGGTCGGCAGCGGGTTCGGCGGCTTCCAGTCCGCGGTCGTGCTGAGCCGGGCGGAGGCCGCCGCATGA
- a CDS encoding beta-ketoacyl synthase N-terminal-like domain-containing protein — protein MNGRRAVITGLGVVAPNGIGADDYWKALCEGRSALTPIDREGCENLPLKVAGLVRGFDAEEYVEPRYLVQTDRFTHFAMAAAELAMADADLADHPDDPFGVAVVTAAGSGGGEFGQRELQHLWAEGPHHVGPYQSIAWFYAASTGQISIRGGFKGPCGVVASDEAGGLDALAHAARAVARGTDAVLAGAAEAPVAPYSMVCQLGYPGLSTSADPERAYRPFGTDAAGFVPAEGGAMFVVEDERTARRRGARPRAEIAGHTATFTGAARWTDSRDGLAHAIRGALAEARCAPDEIDVVFADALGVPEADRAEALALADALGEHAGRVPVTAPKAGLGRAHSGAAALDTAAAVLALEHGLVPPTPHTADCDHGIDLVTGHPRAAGLRTALVLSRGLMGSNTALVLRRP, from the coding sequence ATGAACGGACGCCGCGCGGTGATCACCGGCCTCGGCGTCGTCGCGCCCAACGGCATCGGCGCCGACGACTACTGGAAGGCCCTGTGCGAGGGCCGCTCCGCCCTCACCCCGATCGACCGGGAGGGCTGCGAGAACCTGCCGCTCAAGGTCGCCGGGCTGGTCCGCGGCTTCGACGCCGAGGAGTACGTCGAACCGCGCTACCTCGTCCAGACCGACCGCTTCACGCACTTCGCGATGGCCGCCGCCGAACTCGCCATGGCCGACGCCGACCTGGCCGACCACCCCGACGACCCGTTCGGCGTCGCCGTGGTCACCGCGGCCGGCTCCGGCGGCGGCGAGTTCGGCCAGCGCGAACTGCAGCACCTGTGGGCCGAGGGGCCGCACCACGTCGGCCCCTACCAGTCGATCGCCTGGTTCTACGCCGCCTCCACCGGCCAGATCTCCATCCGCGGCGGCTTCAAGGGCCCCTGCGGCGTGGTCGCCTCCGACGAGGCCGGCGGCCTCGACGCCCTCGCGCACGCCGCCCGGGCCGTCGCCCGCGGCACCGACGCCGTACTGGCCGGCGCCGCCGAGGCCCCCGTCGCCCCGTACTCGATGGTCTGCCAGCTCGGCTACCCCGGCCTCTCCACCAGCGCCGACCCCGAACGCGCCTACCGCCCGTTCGGCACCGACGCGGCCGGGTTCGTCCCCGCCGAGGGCGGCGCCATGTTCGTCGTCGAGGACGAGCGGACCGCCCGCCGACGCGGCGCCCGCCCGCGCGCCGAGATCGCCGGCCACACCGCGACCTTCACCGGCGCCGCCCGCTGGACCGACAGCCGCGACGGACTCGCCCACGCGATCCGCGGCGCCCTCGCCGAGGCGCGCTGCGCCCCCGACGAGATCGACGTGGTCTTCGCCGACGCCCTCGGCGTCCCCGAGGCCGACCGGGCCGAGGCCCTCGCCCTCGCCGACGCCCTCGGCGAGCACGCCGGCCGGGTCCCGGTCACCGCCCCCAAGGCCGGCCTCGGCCGGGCCCACAGCGGCGCCGCCGCGCTGGACACCGCCGCCGCCGTGCTCGCCCTCGAACACGGCCTGGTCCCGCCCACCCCGCACACCGCCGACTGCGACCACGGCATCGACCTGGTCACCGGCCACCCGCGCGCCGCCGGCCTGCGCACCGCCCTGGTGCTCAGCCGCGGCCTGATGGGCTCCAACACCGCCCTGGTGCTGCGCCGGCCCTGA
- a CDS encoding acyl carrier protein — MATEITYEELATLIKTRAGVAVTVDELADPGCMFLDLGVDSLGVLGVLADLENRYGVSIDSSDLLGRPVAEFLQTVNSTVKAGA; from the coding sequence ATGGCCACCGAGATCACCTACGAGGAGCTCGCCACCCTGATCAAGACCCGGGCCGGCGTCGCGGTGACCGTCGACGAACTCGCCGACCCCGGCTGCATGTTCCTCGACCTCGGCGTCGACTCGCTCGGCGTGCTCGGCGTCCTCGCCGACCTGGAGAACCGCTACGGCGTCTCCATCGACTCCTCCGACCTGCTCGGCCGCCCGGTCGCCGAGTTCCTGCAGACCGTCAACTCCACCGTGAAGGCTGGTGCCTGA